CCGGTAGTAAGTGCTGAAGGGAAACTGGTAGGGCTTATTACGTACAGAGATATCATCAAAGTAAGCGAGAATCCAAATGCGAATAAAGATTCTTATGGAAGGCTTCGCGTTGCAGCGGCTATAGGAGTAACGGGAGACTCTCTGGAAAGAGCGGCTTCCCTTATTCGGGAAGGCGTTGATGCACTTGTGATCGATACAGCTCACGGGCATAGCCAGGGAGTTGTCAAGATCTTAAAAGAGATCAAATCGATGCATCCTGATACAGATATCATAGTCGGAAATATAGCCACCGCAGATGCTGCAAGATTTTTAGTTGAAGCAGGTGCGGATGCAGTTAAAGTTGGGATCGGACCGGGCTCTATCTGTACCACACGCGTTGTAGCCGGTGTTGGTTTTCCGCAATTATCTGCTGTTATGGAAGTAGCTGATGCCATCAAAGGAACAGGGGTTCCTGTGATTGCAGATGGTGGAATTCGTTATACAGGTGATATTCCTAAGGCGATCGCAGCAGGTGCCGATACGGTGATGCTCGGATCTTTGCTCGCGGGAACCAAAGAATCTCCTGGAGAGACCATTATATTTGAAGGAAGAAAGTTTAAATCATACCGAGGAATGGGTTCTATCGAAGCCATGCAAAAAGGGTCCAAGGATCGTTATTTTCAGGATGTAGAGGATGATGTAAAAAAGCTTGTCCCGGAGGGTATTGTAGGCCGTGTACCATACAAAGGGGAGGTTTATGAGACCATGCATCAGTTTTTGGGCGGATTAAGAGCGGGAATGGGATATTGCGGAAGTGCTACCATCGAAGACCAGAAAAATGCCAGATTTGTCAGAATAACATCAT
This DNA window, taken from Lutimonas zeaxanthinifaciens, encodes the following:
- the guaB gene encoding IMP dehydrogenase yields the protein MTTPKILLEGLTYDDVLLVPAYSEVLPREVSIQTKFTRNITINSPIISAAMDTVTEADMAIAMAREGGIGILHKNMTIKKQSAEVKKVKRSESGMIIDPITLTKDKDVAHAKSLMRKYKIGGIPVVNESEELIGIITNRDLRFEFNNSRLVGEVMTSENLITAKEGTSLKQAEMILQDHKIEKLPVVSAEGKLVGLITYRDIIKVSENPNANKDSYGRLRVAAAIGVTGDSLERAASLIREGVDALVIDTAHGHSQGVVKILKEIKSMHPDTDIIVGNIATADAARFLVEAGADAVKVGIGPGSICTTRVVAGVGFPQLSAVMEVADAIKGTGVPVIADGGIRYTGDIPKAIAAGADTVMLGSLLAGTKESPGETIIFEGRKFKSYRGMGSIEAMQKGSKDRYFQDVEDDVKKLVPEGIVGRVPYKGEVYETMHQFLGGLRAGMGYCGSATIEDQKNARFVRITSSGISESHPHNVTITKEAPNYSRR